In one Halosimplex halophilum genomic region, the following are encoded:
- a CDS encoding PUA domain-containing protein yields MDDEDRAMLTRVADYQWGRGAGRALFGGGDPEVTHTSSGRPRQVIADEGRLVTYATDGRFTLGVAGGRRLNDGLADGAYRVVVGDESEPFVREGRNAFAKFVRAADPAIRPGDEVLVTHERGDVLAVGRAELSGEGMDDFETGMAVFVRDGAEASDSGGE; encoded by the coding sequence ATGGACGACGAGGACCGGGCGATGCTGACGCGGGTGGCCGACTACCAGTGGGGTCGCGGCGCCGGGCGGGCGCTGTTCGGCGGCGGGGACCCGGAGGTGACCCACACCAGTTCCGGACGGCCCCGGCAGGTGATCGCCGACGAGGGGCGGCTGGTCACCTACGCGACCGACGGCCGGTTCACGCTGGGCGTCGCCGGCGGGCGGCGGCTGAACGACGGGCTCGCCGACGGCGCCTATCGCGTCGTCGTCGGCGACGAGAGCGAGCCGTTCGTCCGCGAGGGGCGCAACGCCTTCGCCAAGTTCGTACGCGCGGCCGACCCGGCGATCCGGCCGGGCGACGAGGTGCTCGTCACCCACGAGCGCGGCGACGTGCTCGCCGTCGGCCGCGCCGAACTGAGCGGCGAGGGCATGGACGACTTCGAGACCGGGATGGCCGTGTTCGTGCGGGACGGTGCGGAGGCGAGCGATTCGGGCGGGGAGTGA
- a CDS encoding zinc ribbon domain-containing protein — MVLIDRDGDEIVIKAADIEGRYSPDEAAALASDLEAKAEEIVGPVDPGPTEIGWGIDKTVDGEGGADACPSCGTELNGSEQFCPQCGEDLATAAAGVGIEETRVVTLTVGDKREQLLPEQALDLSVDLEAQVEQMR; from the coding sequence ATGGTTCTGATCGACCGTGACGGCGACGAGATCGTCATCAAAGCCGCAGATATCGAGGGGAGATACTCGCCCGACGAGGCGGCGGCCCTGGCCTCGGACCTGGAGGCGAAGGCCGAGGAGATCGTCGGGCCGGTCGATCCGGGCCCCACCGAGATCGGGTGGGGGATCGACAAGACGGTGGACGGCGAGGGCGGCGCGGACGCCTGTCCGTCGTGTGGTACGGAGCTGAACGGGTCCGAGCAGTTCTGTCCGCAGTGCGGGGAGGACCTGGCGACGGCGGCCGCGGGCGTCGGGATCGAAGAGACCCGCGTCGTGACGCTCACCGTCGGCGACAAGCGGGAGCAGCTGCTGCCCGAGCAGGCGCTCGACCTCTCGGTGGACCTCGAGGCCCAGGTCGAGCAGATGCGCTGA
- a CDS encoding nascent polypeptide-associated complex protein translates to MFPGGGGMNDRKMQQMMKQMGIDMTDLDAEEVVIRTPDEELVFTDAEVQRMDAQGQQTYTIVGEPESRERGEGDSGSDDEPAIEESEDGGAAEIPDEDVELVATRAGASEDSAREALEETNGDLAAAIERLE, encoded by the coding sequence ATGTTCCCAGGAGGCGGCGGCATGAACGACCGCAAGATGCAGCAGATGATGAAGCAGATGGGCATCGACATGACCGACCTCGACGCCGAGGAGGTCGTCATCCGGACGCCCGACGAGGAACTGGTCTTCACCGACGCGGAGGTCCAGCGGATGGACGCCCAGGGCCAGCAGACCTACACCATCGTCGGCGAGCCGGAGTCCCGCGAGCGCGGCGAGGGCGACAGCGGGAGCGACGACGAACCGGCCATCGAGGAGAGCGAGGACGGCGGAGCAGCGGAGATCCCCGACGAGGACGTTGAACTGGTCGCAACGCGAGCGGGCGCGAGCGAGGACTCGGCCCGCGAAGCGCTGGAGGAGACGAACGGCGACCTGGCGGCGGCCATCGAGCGGTTAGAGTGA
- a CDS encoding methyltransferase domain-containing protein gives MSLLFVHEAEGREYLLAPGETLECDLGVLEVPEDVEPGEVVETHIGEPFTARKLRGPDLFNHFERTGAPMMPRDIGLIVGHTGISGADDVLDAGTGTGVLAAYLGRCGASVTTYERDPEFAEVARENMELAGVADRVDVRTGDVTDQLGDLGRYDAVTLDTEDAPTMVERTPNLLRDGGYVAVYSPFVEATREAVSAAEAVGLGEVETLETIQREMDFDDRGSRPSTAGVGHTGYLTFARRV, from the coding sequence GTGAGCCTGCTGTTCGTCCACGAGGCGGAGGGCCGCGAGTACCTGCTCGCGCCGGGCGAGACGCTGGAGTGCGACCTCGGCGTGCTGGAGGTGCCCGAGGACGTGGAACCGGGCGAGGTCGTCGAGACCCACATCGGCGAGCCGTTCACCGCGCGGAAGCTGCGCGGACCGGATCTCTTCAACCACTTCGAGCGGACCGGCGCGCCGATGATGCCCCGCGACATCGGGCTCATCGTGGGCCACACCGGGATCTCCGGCGCGGACGACGTGCTCGACGCCGGCACCGGAACGGGCGTGCTGGCGGCGTACCTCGGCCGCTGCGGCGCGTCGGTGACGACCTACGAACGGGACCCGGAGTTCGCCGAAGTGGCCCGCGAGAACATGGAACTGGCGGGCGTGGCCGACCGCGTGGACGTGCGGACCGGCGACGTGACCGACCAGCTGGGCGATCTGGGCCGGTACGACGCAGTGACGCTGGACACCGAGGACGCGCCGACGATGGTCGAGCGGACGCCCAACCTGCTCCGGGACGGCGGTTACGTCGCGGTGTACTCGCCGTTCGTCGAGGCGACCCGCGAGGCCGTCTCGGCCGCCGAGGCGGTCGGGCTCGGCGAGGTCGAGACGCTGGAGACGATCCAGCGTGAGATGGACTTCGACGACCGCGGCTCGCGGCCGTCGACCGCGGGCGTCGGCCACACCGGCTACCTCACCTTCGCGCGGCGGGTGTAG
- a CDS encoding transcription factor S — MKFCDECGSMMKTEGDTWVCGSCGYEERRDEAEEAETAVTTQGQEETEVIDTSEVDAEDMGATTEIRCPECGNDRAFWEMKQIRAADESETRFFTCTECEHKWREDDH, encoded by the coding sequence ATGAAGTTCTGCGACGAATGCGGCTCGATGATGAAAACCGAGGGGGACACCTGGGTCTGTGGCAGCTGCGGCTACGAGGAGCGGCGCGACGAGGCCGAGGAGGCCGAGACCGCCGTCACGACGCAGGGCCAGGAGGAGACCGAGGTCATCGACACCTCCGAGGTGGACGCCGAGGACATGGGCGCGACCACGGAGATCCGGTGTCCCGAGTGCGGGAACGACCGCGCGTTCTGGGAGATGAAACAGATCCGCGCGGCCGACGAGAGCGAGACGCGCTTTTTCACCTGCACCGAGTGCGAGCACAAGTGGCGCGAGGACGACCACTGA
- a CDS encoding DUF7139 domain-containing protein, translated as MASLTEVYEGHLRTVTTSRRFYAGATLFGAGAAMVVASIVVATTDVGATLGLDRIAARTLAGTLAGLGLPATFLGVFAVLPAGRATRAASVIGASVAVLGVALFRVAYPDQWFGAGDPLGLAAVVVYFAGALVSLTCLFAGLATFKTRNDPGGTARMEITEEGNIRLVDDAEPAGGFGSVGLFGAEPQGEVRTQTNRDQPPSSEPTGHGRDAEILADAGDGRSGSAGQSGAAADGGSATVENGAEAGPQDGEFTDAEFVEAASERGRPDAYCGNCAHFEYVKVDGKITPYCGLDDELMEDMDACDEWSEAN; from the coding sequence ATGGCAAGCCTGACCGAAGTGTACGAGGGGCACCTGCGAACGGTGACGACCTCTCGTCGGTTCTACGCCGGGGCGACGCTCTTCGGGGCGGGCGCGGCGATGGTCGTCGCGAGCATCGTCGTCGCGACGACGGACGTCGGGGCGACGCTGGGGCTCGACCGCATCGCGGCGCGCACGCTCGCCGGCACGCTCGCCGGCCTCGGCCTCCCGGCCACGTTCCTCGGCGTGTTCGCCGTCCTCCCGGCCGGGCGGGCGACCCGCGCGGCCTCGGTCATCGGCGCCAGCGTCGCCGTCCTCGGCGTCGCCCTGTTCCGGGTCGCCTACCCAGACCAGTGGTTCGGCGCCGGCGACCCGCTCGGGCTCGCGGCCGTCGTCGTCTACTTCGCCGGCGCGCTGGTGTCGCTCACCTGCCTGTTCGCCGGCCTCGCCACGTTCAAGACCCGCAACGACCCCGGCGGCACCGCCCGCATGGAGATCACCGAGGAGGGCAACATCCGCCTCGTCGACGACGCCGAGCCCGCCGGCGGCTTCGGCTCCGTCGGCCTGTTCGGCGCGGAGCCCCAGGGCGAGGTCCGCACCCAGACCAACCGCGACCAGCCGCCGAGTTCCGAGCCGACCGGCCACGGCCGGGACGCCGAGATCCTCGCCGACGCCGGGGACGGCCGGTCGGGTTCCGCCGGCCAGTCCGGCGCCGCCGCCGACGGCGGCTCCGCGACCGTCGAGAACGGCGCGGAGGCCGGTCCTCAGGACGGCGAGTTCACCGACGCCGAGTTCGTCGAGGCCGCGAGCGAGCGCGGCCGTCCCGACGCCTACTGCGGCAACTGCGCCCACTTCGAGTACGTCAAGGTCGACGGGAAGATCACTCCCTACTGCGGCCTCGACGACGAGCTCATGGAGGACATGGACGCCTGCGACGAGTGGTCCGAGGCGAACTAG
- a CDS encoding DoxX family protein, whose translation MATNTANPLGEEFAFDIGGPVAKYWVAVLRVIVGWWFLHAGVTKLIEDGLAYGYGPAYMRGMTGTALGPIPVWMGENLAWLIRPGVPLFETLIGLGIMFGVLTRLAAFGGAVFMTLFWVGNAGYGNGLVTGDFMGLLLFVTLAALAAGRYYGGDALIEQTGFVERHPKLKYILG comes from the coding sequence ATGGCAACCAACACGGCGAACCCGCTGGGCGAGGAGTTCGCGTTCGACATCGGCGGCCCGGTCGCGAAGTACTGGGTCGCGGTGCTCAGAGTCATCGTCGGCTGGTGGTTCCTCCACGCCGGCGTGACGAAACTCATCGAGGACGGGCTGGCCTACGGCTACGGGCCGGCGTACATGCGGGGCATGACCGGCACGGCGCTGGGTCCCATCCCGGTGTGGATGGGCGAGAACCTCGCGTGGCTCATCAGGCCGGGCGTCCCGCTGTTCGAGACGCTCATCGGCCTCGGGATCATGTTCGGCGTCCTCACCCGGCTGGCCGCCTTCGGCGGGGCCGTCTTCATGACCCTGTTCTGGGTCGGCAACGCCGGCTACGGCAACGGGCTCGTGACGGGCGACTTCATGGGCCTGCTGCTGTTCGTGACCCTGGCCGCGCTGGCCGCCGGCCGCTACTACGGCGGCGACGCGCTCATCGAGCAGACCGGGTTCGTCGAACGGCACCCGAAGCTCAAGTACATCCTCGGCTGA
- a CDS encoding helix-turn-helix transcriptional regulator yields MHPDSDESGDGPRDALAFLSQSENRVGVLAALSDGAARDRYDLESAVDASRRTVLRVVNELSDRGYLRETDDGYRLTALGAHVHDQYAAAVDGLDAVAPVASFLAAVPAGVVDFDLARLADAEVTAATPGGSYAPLDRTLELRRGASRIRELAPGVERRSVEQIADRVEAGEEVEIEIVLTPASLETAESEDQYAAAHEAVAAADRVALYLTPEPFELPVSVMDETVTLFSGGTDGRPEAVLETDDPVVREWAESYIDRYVGLAERIDG; encoded by the coding sequence ATGCACCCGGATTCCGACGAGTCTGGGGACGGTCCGCGCGACGCCCTGGCGTTTCTCTCCCAGTCCGAGAACCGCGTGGGGGTGCTGGCGGCGCTGTCCGACGGCGCCGCCCGCGACCGCTACGACCTGGAGTCGGCCGTCGACGCGTCGCGGCGGACGGTGTTGCGCGTCGTGAACGAACTCTCCGACCGCGGCTACCTCCGCGAGACCGACGACGGCTACCGCCTCACCGCGCTCGGCGCGCACGTCCACGACCAGTACGCCGCGGCCGTCGACGGGCTGGACGCCGTGGCGCCGGTCGCCTCGTTCCTCGCGGCGGTCCCGGCGGGCGTCGTCGACTTCGACCTCGCGCGGCTCGCCGACGCCGAGGTGACGGCGGCGACGCCCGGCGGCTCCTACGCCCCGCTCGACCGGACGCTGGAACTCCGGCGCGGGGCCTCGCGGATCCGCGAACTCGCCCCCGGCGTCGAGCGCCGCAGCGTCGAACAGATCGCCGACCGCGTCGAAGCCGGCGAGGAGGTCGAGATCGAGATCGTCCTCACCCCGGCGTCGCTGGAGACCGCCGAGTCCGAGGACCAGTACGCGGCCGCCCACGAGGCGGTCGCCGCCGCCGACAGGGTCGCCCTGTACCTGACGCCCGAGCCGTTCGAACTGCCCGTGAGCGTGATGGACGAGACGGTGACGCTCTTCTCGGGAGGTACGGACGGGCGCCCGGAAGCGGTCCTCGAGACGGACGACCCGGTCGTCCGCGAGTGGGCCGAGTCCTACATCGACCGCTACGTGGGGCTGGCCGAGCGGATCGACGGCTGA
- a CDS encoding inorganic diphosphatase produces MSNLWEDLETGPNPPEEIYAVVECLKGERNKYEYDKDIPGVVLDRVLHSNVHYPSDYGFIPQSYYDDEDPFDVLVLVEDQTFPGCVIEARPVALMKMDDDGEQDDKVIAVPSEDPRWDHIEDLEDIPQQTLDEIDEFFATYKNLEEGKEVETLGWEDRQSAYDAIEHAQDLYDEEFA; encoded by the coding sequence ATGTCGAACCTCTGGGAAGACCTCGAGACGGGGCCGAACCCGCCCGAGGAGATCTACGCAGTCGTCGAGTGCCTCAAAGGCGAGCGCAACAAGTACGAGTACGACAAGGACATCCCCGGCGTCGTCCTCGACCGCGTGCTCCACAGCAACGTCCACTACCCCTCCGACTACGGGTTCATCCCGCAGTCCTATTACGACGACGAGGACCCCTTCGACGTGCTCGTCCTCGTCGAGGACCAGACGTTCCCCGGCTGCGTCATCGAGGCCCGCCCCGTCGCCCTGATGAAGATGGACGACGACGGCGAGCAGGACGACAAGGTCATCGCCGTCCCCAGCGAGGACCCCCGCTGGGACCACATCGAGGACCTCGAAGACATCCCCCAGCAGACCCTCGACGAGATCGACGAGTTCTTCGCGACCTACAAGAACCTCGAGGAGGGCAAGGAGGTCGAGACGCTGGGCTGGGAGGACCGCCAGTCCGCCTACGACGCCATCGAGCACGCCCAGGACCTCTACGACGAAGAGTTCGCCTGA